In Populus nigra chromosome 1, ddPopNigr1.1, whole genome shotgun sequence, one genomic interval encodes:
- the LOC133693665 gene encoding small ribosomal subunit protein eS12-like produces the protein MSSEETPAPAPAPAETPAQPLEAMDLMTALQLVLKKSLAHGGLARGLHEGAKVIEKHAAQLCVLAEDCNQPDYIKLVKALCADHGVGLLTVPSAKTLGEWAGLCKIDSEGNARKVVGCSCVVVKDYGETSEGYNVVQEHVKSH, from the exons ATGTCAAG TGAAGAGACTCCTGCTCCTGCTCCTGCTCCTGCTGAGACTCCCGCTCAGCCTCTTGAGGCCATGGACTTGATGACAGCATTGCAGCTTGTTCTGAAAAAGTCCCTTGCTCATGGTGGGCTTGCCCGGGGCCTCCATGAAGGTGCCAAAGTGATTGAGAAGCATGCCGCCCAGCTCTGTGTATTGGCAGAGGACTGCAACCAGCCAGACTATATCAAACTCGTCAAAGCACTCTGTGCTGACCATGGTGTAGGCTTATTGACAGTTCCCAGTGCTAAGACTCTTGGCGAGTGGGCTGGG TTATGCAAGATTGATTCTGAGGGCAATGCCAGGAAGGTTGTTGGCTGCTCCTGCGTTGTTGTGAAG GATTATGGCGAGACAAGTGAAGGCTATAACGTTGTTCAGGAGCACGTCAAGTCTCACTGA